The Eriocheir sinensis breed Jianghai 21 unplaced genomic scaffold, ASM2467909v1 Scaffold323, whole genome shotgun sequence genome window below encodes:
- the LOC126991703 gene encoding uncharacterized protein LOC126991703, with translation MTEFLLLLLLLLSRMITKEMLSLTFYFLLRSVLAADPAHLKPGALSAHLGRVSLVEDVLWVQYPFTALVEIPGTLRTITEQVTGVVLQMDINAPEDGLLRLMHDRIKYLNDTLTLALENYAALSFPNRTKRGLIDGIGQLSRMLFGTAMDEDVEELRDRYNRLASLAATQHKTIRINSFHISRLEHAVQDIASYSRTLGSSINELWTGMANMYQMELVLQTLPALESAVNSILHTNALVIQNVVDADCGRVTSSLFPVRDLQKALKIGVENHQLTPLFDMHAIHHYYPLLESFLTSEAIVIHVPFRSKDVFEVYQLEPFPFSVNNSVMVLDLPATVVLIRNDLSLYATGDSLKSPAAMTA, from the coding sequence gaaatgttgtccctcaccttctacttccttctgcgctccgttctggctgcagaccctgcgcacctcaagccgggggccctctctgctcatttgggccgggtttctctggtcgaggatgtcctgtgggtccagtacccgtttactgctctggtggaaataccaggcacactgaggacaataacggaacaagtgactggggttgtgttgcagatggatatcaatgctcctgaagacggtctcctgcgtctgatgcatgaccgcataaagtacttgaatgatactctaaccctggctttggagaactacgcagcTCTTTCGTTTCCTAACCGTACTAAACGGGGCTTGATTgatgggattgggcaactttcccgcatgttgtttggaaccgcaatggatgaggatgtggaggaactgcgggataggtataaccgtttggcttcacttgctgctactcaacacaaaaccattaggattaattccttccacatttccagacttgagcatgcagtacaggatattgcttcttattcccgaaccttaggctcttccattaatgagttgtggaccggcatggctaatatgtaccaaatggaacttgttctacaaaccttgcctgccttggagagtgcagtcaactctatcctccatactaatgctctggtaatacagaatgtagtggatgcagactgtggtagggttacctcttctctttttcctgtcagggatttgcaaaaggctttgaaaataggagtagagaaccaccaactaacacctttgtttgacatgcatgccatacaccactactatcccttgcttgagtcattcctgacgtcggaagctatagtaattcacgttcccttcaggtcaaaggatgtgtttgaggtttatcagctggaacctttccctttctcagtcaataactcggtgatggtgctggacttacctgccacagtggtctTAATTCGTAATGATCTATCGCTTTATGCAACGGGGGACAGTTTGAAGAGCCCCGCCGCGATGACTGCCTAA